Proteins co-encoded in one Spirosoma endbachense genomic window:
- the rimO gene encoding 30S ribosomal protein S12 methylthiotransferase RimO → MKTKGIRTNKINIVTLGCSKNLVDSEVLFTQLKGNGMDVTHESKKDDANIVVINTCGFIDNAKEESINTILRYVDAKEAGIVDKVYVTGCLSHRYKDELEVEMPTVDAWFGTNELPRMLKTLRADYKHELVGERLLTTPAHYAYLKIAEGCDRPCSFCAIPLMRGGHVSRPIDELLTEARSLARRGTKELILIAQDLTYYGLDLYKKRNLADLINQLADVEGIDWIRLQYAYPSGFPLEVLDVIRDRPNVCNYLDMPLQTGSTELLKLMRRGITREKTEALIETIREKVPDITLRTTLIVGHPGETDAMFEETYDFVERMRFDRMGVFTYSHEENTHSFSMPDDIPADIKQERADELMELQQGISQELNQKKVGQTYKVLFDRKEGGYFIGRTEADSPEVDNEVLVPANQYVRQGDFANVRINRAEEFDLYGEVVS, encoded by the coding sequence ATGAAAACGAAAGGAATACGTACCAATAAAATCAATATAGTCACGCTGGGATGCTCGAAGAATCTCGTGGATTCGGAGGTGCTGTTTACGCAACTAAAGGGCAACGGCATGGACGTGACGCACGAATCGAAGAAAGACGACGCGAATATTGTCGTGATCAATACGTGTGGCTTTATCGACAACGCTAAAGAAGAATCGATCAATACGATTCTCCGCTACGTAGATGCAAAAGAAGCAGGCATTGTCGACAAAGTCTACGTAACGGGCTGTCTGTCACATCGCTACAAAGATGAACTCGAAGTAGAGATGCCAACGGTCGATGCGTGGTTCGGTACGAATGAACTTCCCCGGATGCTGAAAACACTCCGCGCCGATTACAAACACGAACTCGTTGGCGAACGGCTTCTCACGACGCCCGCTCACTACGCTTACCTTAAAATTGCCGAGGGCTGCGATCGTCCCTGTTCGTTCTGCGCGATTCCGCTCATGCGTGGAGGGCACGTGTCACGACCAATCGATGAGTTACTCACCGAAGCGCGTTCGTTGGCCCGGCGTGGCACCAAAGAGCTGATTCTGATTGCTCAGGACCTGACTTATTATGGTCTGGATCTGTACAAAAAGCGGAATCTTGCCGATCTTATCAATCAACTCGCCGATGTGGAGGGGATAGACTGGATTCGGCTACAGTATGCTTATCCATCCGGCTTTCCTCTGGAGGTGCTCGACGTTATACGCGACCGCCCGAACGTATGTAATTACCTCGACATGCCTCTGCAAACAGGCTCAACTGAGTTGTTGAAACTGATGCGCCGGGGTATAACCCGAGAAAAAACGGAAGCCCTGATTGAGACAATTCGGGAGAAAGTCCCCGACATTACACTCCGCACGACGCTCATTGTTGGTCACCCCGGCGAAACCGACGCGATGTTCGAAGAAACGTATGATTTCGTAGAACGGATGCGTTTTGACCGGATGGGTGTGTTTACATACTCGCACGAAGAAAACACCCATTCGTTCTCCATGCCCGACGATATTCCGGCCGACATTAAACAGGAACGTGCCGACGAACTGATGGAACTTCAGCAGGGAATTTCGCAGGAACTGAATCAGAAAAAAGTCGGCCAGACCTATAAGGTGCTTTTCGATCGGAAAGAAGGTGGCTATTTCATTGGTCGCACCGAAGCTGACTCGCCTGAAGTTGATAACGAGGTACTTGTACCCGCCAATCAATACGTTCGGCAGGGCGACTTCGCCAATGTCCGGATTAATCGGGCCGAAGAATTTGATTTATACGGAGAGGTTGTCTCCTGA
- the rpmG gene encoding 50S ribosomal protein L33 — MAKKGANRIQVILECTEQKDSGVPGMSRYITTKNRKNTPARIERKKYNPFLKKVTLHKEIK, encoded by the coding sequence ATGGCAAAGAAAGGCGCCAATAGAATCCAGGTTATTCTGGAATGCACCGAGCAGAAAGACAGCGGTGTTCCCGGTATGTCCCGGTACATCACCACGAAAAACCGGAAAAATACGCCGGCGCGTATCGAGCGGAAGAAATACAATCCGTTCCTCAAGAAAGTAACGCTGCATAAAGAAATTAAATAG
- a CDS encoding tetratricopeptide repeat protein — protein sequence MKKALLTVWLMGLAAVAQAQLYDPSAFDKKYDGLLKHPGVQIESAEAINLMYNYKFYDADKEFRWLRLRYPKHPMPYFLMGLAEWWKIVPNTDVTDYDDRCLALMDTTITLAEKLYDESDNKLEPSFFLAAAYAFKGRLYSERKKWTKATFAGKNALKYFEKCKGNADFSPELQFGDGMYDYYAQWIPENYPLLKPILMFFPKGNKVTGIKELEKTANTAFYTRVEARYFLIQIYSMENQYDKAYEMSKYMAEQYPDNPFFERYYARSAFVTGRLNEAERISKDILAKVERTQSGYEGVSGRTAAYVLAYINQLFYKNLPEAKKYYQQSIDFAKQTNALNAGYYWSSVLALGKIANEEKNYDQAQAYFKEVIDKSDRKSSQHKDAKKALDELKKSRRDERRKRRE from the coding sequence ATGAAAAAAGCATTGTTGACGGTATGGCTCATGGGATTAGCTGCCGTAGCGCAGGCCCAGTTGTACGATCCGTCGGCGTTTGATAAGAAATACGATGGGTTATTGAAGCACCCCGGCGTTCAGATCGAATCGGCGGAGGCAATCAACCTGATGTACAATTATAAGTTTTACGATGCTGACAAAGAGTTTCGGTGGTTGCGACTGCGTTACCCTAAGCATCCGATGCCTTATTTTCTGATGGGCCTGGCCGAATGGTGGAAAATCGTACCAAACACGGATGTGACAGACTACGATGACCGCTGTCTGGCTCTGATGGACACGACCATCACGCTGGCCGAAAAACTTTACGACGAAAGTGATAACAAACTGGAACCGTCATTTTTTCTGGCGGCTGCCTATGCGTTCAAAGGGCGGCTTTATTCGGAGCGTAAAAAATGGACAAAGGCAACGTTTGCGGGTAAAAATGCGCTAAAGTATTTTGAGAAGTGTAAGGGGAATGCCGACTTCAGTCCCGAATTGCAATTTGGCGACGGTATGTACGATTATTACGCCCAGTGGATACCCGAAAATTACCCTCTGCTTAAGCCGATTCTGATGTTTTTCCCAAAGGGAAACAAAGTCACCGGCATCAAAGAGTTAGAAAAAACGGCGAATACCGCGTTTTATACGCGGGTTGAGGCTCGATACTTTCTGATTCAGATCTATAGTATGGAGAACCAGTACGACAAAGCGTACGAGATGTCGAAGTACATGGCAGAGCAGTATCCCGACAATCCATTTTTTGAGCGCTATTATGCCCGATCTGCCTTTGTGACGGGACGTTTGAACGAAGCGGAACGAATATCAAAGGACATTCTGGCGAAAGTAGAACGGACTCAGTCGGGTTATGAAGGCGTTAGCGGTCGCACGGCGGCTTATGTTCTCGCCTACATCAACCAACTGTTTTACAAAAACCTGCCTGAGGCAAAAAAATACTATCAGCAGTCTATTGACTTTGCTAAACAGACCAATGCGCTGAATGCTGGCTATTATTGGTCCTCTGTGCTGGCTTTGGGGAAAATTGCGAACGAAGAAAAGAACTATGATCAGGCGCAGGCTTACTTCAAAGAGGTGATCGATAAATCGGACCGGAAGTCAAGTCAGCATAAAGACGCTAAAAAAGCACTGGACGAGTTGAAGAAATCGCGCCGGGATGAGCGGAGAAAGCGTAGGGAATAA
- a CDS encoding HEPN domain-containing protein, translating to MSEDLSHCIRKAEGYLANAKTLIATGFPNGTITSSYYCFFWLVRGLLADKDIVTKRHSAAREMFSLHFIKSGEISGFR from the coding sequence ATGAGCGAGGATTTAAGCCATTGCATCAGGAAAGCAGAGGGGTATTTAGCGAATGCTAAAACGTTGATCGCTACCGGATTTCCTAATGGTACTATTACGTCAAGTTACTATTGTTTCTTCTGGCTCGTTCGCGGTTTACTAGCCGATAAGGACATTGTTACAAAACGGCATTCGGCTGCTCGTGAGATGTTTTCATTACACTTTATAAAATCAGGAGAAATTTCTGGTTTTCGTTAA
- the hpt gene encoding hypoxanthine phosphoribosyltransferase, with product MITIKDKTFVPFISAEAIQTRIQELAEQINQEYAAKQPLIVVVLNGAFLFAADLAKHLTIPCEITFIRVASYTATESSGQLKQILGLNESIEGRDLIVVEDIVDTGLTLYEVCDQLQAKGPSSLTIATLLFKPAALKKQLDLHYVGFEIENRFVLGYGLDYDGLGRNTPDILVLQ from the coding sequence ATGATAACAATTAAAGACAAAACCTTCGTCCCGTTCATTAGTGCTGAGGCTATTCAAACGCGCATTCAGGAACTGGCCGAACAGATTAATCAGGAGTATGCCGCTAAACAACCCCTGATCGTAGTCGTCCTGAATGGAGCCTTTCTGTTCGCAGCCGACCTGGCCAAACACCTGACAATTCCCTGCGAAATCACATTTATCCGGGTTGCTTCTTATACGGCTACTGAATCCAGTGGTCAGCTCAAGCAGATTCTGGGCTTAAACGAATCCATTGAAGGCCGCGATCTGATTGTTGTCGAGGATATTGTCGATACCGGCCTTACGCTTTATGAGGTTTGCGACCAGCTTCAGGCCAAAGGGCCATCATCCCTGACAATCGCTACCCTGCTGTTTAAACCGGCAGCGCTGAAAAAGCAGCTTGACCTGCACTACGTGGGTTTCGAGATCGAAAATCGCTTTGTACTGGGTTATGGCCTGGATTATGATGGGCTCGGACGTAATACGCCCGACATTCTGGTATTACAGTAA
- a CDS encoding nucleotidyltransferase domain-containing protein produces the protein MEIGFLNGSYARGDFHDDSDVDYLVVLVEENVSSFTEVSATIAARNAYYLDTFIPISVVVVSYSHYSTSNRIFYREVRKDGKCIYERGFKPLHQESRGVFSEC, from the coding sequence ATGGAAATCGGCTTCTTAAACGGCTCTTATGCTCGTGGCGACTTTCATGACGATTCAGACGTTGATTATCTAGTCGTGTTAGTTGAAGAAAACGTATCGTCATTTACCGAAGTATCCGCCACAATTGCGGCTCGAAATGCCTATTATCTTGACACATTCATTCCTATCTCAGTTGTTGTCGTTTCGTATAGCCACTATTCTACCTCAAATCGTATCTTTTACCGTGAGGTAAGAAAAGATGGGAAATGCATCTATGAGCGAGGATTTAAGCCATTGCATCAGGAAAGCAGAGGGGTATTTAGCGAATGCTAA
- the ftsY gene encoding signal recognition particle-docking protein FtsY has translation MALFGLFSKEKKETLDKGLERTKDSFFSKLGRAVVGKSTIDEEVLDELENVLISSDVGVETTVKIIRRIEERVARDKYMGTDELDRILREEIAGLLSSNNTEDVSDDFALPAGKKPYVIMVVGVNGVGKTTTIGKLAAQFHKRGKKVVLGAGDTFRAAAVDQLKLWGDRVGVPVISHGMNTDPSAVAFDAVKTATDMQADVVIIDTAGRLHTKINLMNELTKIKRVMQKFTPDAPHEVLLVLDGSTGQNAFIQATEFTKATEVSALAITKLDGTAKGGVVIGISDQFKIPVKYIGVGEKIDDLQTFNKMEFVDSFFKK, from the coding sequence ATGGCTTTATTCGGCTTATTCTCAAAAGAAAAGAAAGAAACGCTCGACAAAGGCTTGGAGAGAACAAAAGATAGCTTTTTCTCTAAGCTTGGCCGGGCCGTCGTCGGCAAATCGACCATTGATGAAGAAGTACTGGATGAACTCGAAAATGTCCTGATCTCATCAGATGTAGGCGTTGAAACAACCGTTAAAATTATCCGTCGGATTGAAGAACGGGTTGCCCGCGACAAATACATGGGTACGGACGAACTAGACCGTATTCTCCGCGAAGAAATTGCGGGATTACTCTCTAGCAACAATACCGAAGATGTCAGCGATGACTTTGCCCTGCCTGCGGGCAAAAAACCGTATGTTATTATGGTTGTCGGCGTTAATGGCGTTGGTAAAACGACGACCATTGGCAAGCTAGCGGCCCAATTTCACAAACGGGGCAAGAAAGTCGTTCTGGGCGCTGGTGATACGTTCCGGGCTGCCGCTGTCGACCAGCTTAAGCTCTGGGGCGATCGGGTGGGCGTGCCAGTCATATCGCACGGCATGAACACCGACCCGTCGGCGGTAGCGTTCGATGCGGTTAAAACAGCGACTGATATGCAGGCCGACGTTGTTATTATCGATACTGCCGGACGCCTGCACACGAAAATCAACCTGATGAACGAGTTGACCAAAATCAAGCGGGTTATGCAAAAATTTACCCCCGATGCGCCCCACGAGGTGCTGTTGGTACTTGATGGCTCAACCGGTCAAAATGCGTTTATTCAGGCAACCGAATTCACGAAAGCAACGGAAGTTTCGGCGCTGGCCATTACAAAACTAGACGGAACGGCCAAAGGTGGCGTCGTGATTGGCATTTCGGATCAGTTCAAGATTCCGGTCAAGTACATCGGTGTTGGCGAGAAAATCGACGATTTGCAGACCTTCAACAAGATGGAGTTCGTGGATTCGTTTTTCAAAAAATGA
- a CDS encoding glycoside hydrolase family 10 protein, which produces MRSIAFLPLFFIILLWDGCRRPEPVVTKRPPVAARRPPISKPAPPKPTAAKPEPAKPTPATAIVPANKPDTIEAESVADQMPVENGPVPPKREFRAVWIATVDNIDWPSKKGLPVADQQREIIEMFDQQQQMGINAVVVQVRSAADAFYAKSSEPWSEWLTGQQGLAPAPFYDPLEFMIEQAHQRGMEFHAWFNLDRATFSKVSSVAPTNIIYRKPDWVFTYGGRKLFNLGMPAVRSYIAGIVANVVREYDVDGIHFDDYFYPFGVTGQALRDDNIYQANFNGMKKEDWRRDNINKLIAELRDSIRSNKPWVKFGISPFGIWKNKSNDAEGSATTGGQSYYDLYADTRKWVRDGLIDYIVPQVYFSTEFSRVPYKTLVEWWTRNCGKCHLYIGHGAYRVGHGSERDPGWGRATEFPDQMRYNRQQRAVQGSIFFSAKSLKTNPLAIRDSLQTNFYRYPALVPPMTWLDSIPPLSPRDLKAADTAEGVELFWQQPAEAEDGDGASYYIVYRFEGIRSRLRLDDPRCIVAQCVGESTTRFVDKTTDPKKKYVYAVTAVDRLHNESKEVIVKVR; this is translated from the coding sequence ATGCGCTCAATTGCTTTTCTTCCTCTGTTTTTTATTATCTTACTATGGGATGGTTGTCGCCGTCCAGAGCCTGTGGTTACGAAAAGGCCACCCGTCGCTGCCAGACGGCCACCCATTAGTAAACCCGCCCCGCCGAAACCCACTGCCGCGAAGCCCGAGCCAGCTAAACCTACTCCTGCAACTGCTATAGTGCCTGCTAATAAGCCTGATACGATTGAAGCTGAAAGCGTAGCTGATCAAATGCCAGTCGAAAACGGCCCCGTTCCGCCGAAGCGTGAATTTCGGGCGGTCTGGATTGCAACGGTCGATAATATTGACTGGCCAAGCAAAAAAGGGCTTCCCGTTGCAGACCAGCAGCGGGAAATTATAGAAATGTTCGATCAGCAACAGCAGATGGGAATCAACGCAGTGGTCGTTCAGGTTCGGTCGGCCGCTGATGCATTTTATGCCAAAAGCTCAGAACCCTGGTCCGAATGGCTGACAGGCCAACAGGGATTAGCACCTGCGCCGTTCTATGATCCGCTGGAATTTATGATTGAGCAGGCACACCAGCGTGGCATGGAATTTCATGCCTGGTTTAATCTCGATCGGGCTACATTTAGTAAAGTGTCCAGTGTTGCCCCAACGAATATTATTTATCGTAAGCCGGATTGGGTCTTTACCTATGGTGGGCGTAAACTATTCAACCTGGGTATGCCTGCTGTACGCTCGTATATTGCGGGAATAGTCGCGAACGTGGTACGCGAGTATGATGTCGATGGCATTCATTTCGATGACTATTTCTATCCATTTGGCGTTACTGGGCAAGCATTGCGTGACGACAATATCTATCAGGCCAATTTCAATGGCATGAAAAAGGAAGACTGGCGACGCGACAACATCAATAAACTAATTGCTGAGCTACGTGACTCGATTCGGAGTAATAAGCCGTGGGTTAAGTTTGGCATTAGCCCATTTGGTATCTGGAAAAATAAGAGCAATGATGCCGAAGGGTCGGCCACAACCGGCGGGCAGTCATACTACGATCTTTATGCCGATACCCGAAAATGGGTTCGTGATGGCCTGATTGATTATATCGTTCCCCAGGTCTACTTCAGCACTGAATTTAGCCGGGTGCCTTATAAAACGCTGGTTGAATGGTGGACGCGAAACTGCGGGAAGTGTCATCTCTACATCGGACACGGAGCCTATCGGGTTGGACATGGCTCGGAACGTGATCCGGGTTGGGGGCGAGCCACTGAATTTCCCGATCAGATGCGTTATAACCGACAACAGCGAGCGGTACAGGGAAGCATATTTTTTAGCGCCAAATCCCTGAAAACGAATCCACTGGCCATCCGCGATTCACTCCAGACAAACTTTTACCGCTACCCGGCTTTGGTTCCACCAATGACATGGCTGGATAGTATTCCGCCGTTGTCGCCCCGCGATTTGAAAGCAGCTGATACGGCAGAAGGCGTTGAGCTGTTCTGGCAACAACCCGCCGAAGCGGAGGATGGCGACGGAGCCAGCTATTACATTGTTTACCGATTCGAAGGTATTCGATCCCGCTTACGCCTGGATGACCCCCGGTGCATTGTGGCACAATGCGTGGGCGAATCGACCACCCGCTTCGTCGATAAAACGACCGATCCAAAGAAGAAATATGTATACGCTGTTACGGCAGTTGACCGCCTGCATAACGAAAGCAAAGAGGTCATCGTGA
- a CDS encoding NADH-quinone oxidoreductase subunit D, whose amino-acid sequence MTTQTIQYEYSPGHFRASEPNVYRPEMLNEGEMILNMGPQHPSTHGVLRLEVVTDGEIIVDVVPHLGYLHRCFEKHAQKLPFNQTIPFVDRLDYLAAMNAEHAFVMGVERMLGIQHDIPKRTEYIRVLVAELNRIAAHFVGIGTYALDIGAYTPFLWLMRDREHIQRLLEWVSGARMLYNYIWVGGLFYDLPVGFEERCREFVRYLKPKLVELQELVIENEIFVKRTANVGVLPLPVAINYGCTGPMLRGSGLRYDLRRVDAYSVYPELDFDIPIGEGKMGTVGDCWDRNNVRVQECHESIRIVEQCLDKLTTDYRRTRDYDPQAVVPKKIRPKAMDFYARAESAKGELGFFFRTDGRSDVPVRCKARSCSFHNLSVIGEITKGAMLADLVAVIGSIDVVMGEVDR is encoded by the coding sequence ATGACCACGCAAACAATTCAATATGAGTATTCTCCCGGTCATTTTCGGGCCTCAGAACCGAACGTTTATCGGCCTGAAATGCTCAATGAAGGTGAGATGATTCTGAATATGGGGCCGCAACACCCATCGACGCACGGGGTGTTGCGGCTTGAAGTCGTTACCGATGGTGAAATCATTGTGGATGTAGTGCCGCATCTCGGTTACCTGCACCGTTGTTTCGAAAAGCATGCCCAGAAATTACCGTTCAATCAGACCATTCCATTCGTAGACCGGCTCGATTATCTGGCTGCCATGAACGCTGAACACGCGTTTGTTATGGGCGTTGAGCGGATGCTGGGAATCCAGCATGATATTCCGAAGCGAACCGAATACATCCGGGTATTAGTAGCTGAATTAAACCGGATTGCGGCCCATTTTGTCGGGATCGGTACGTATGCACTGGATATTGGCGCCTATACTCCTTTCCTCTGGCTCATGCGTGACCGAGAGCACATACAACGGCTCCTCGAATGGGTCAGCGGTGCCCGAATGCTTTACAACTACATTTGGGTGGGTGGACTATTTTATGATCTGCCCGTCGGTTTCGAAGAACGATGTCGCGAGTTTGTGCGGTATCTAAAACCAAAACTGGTCGAGTTGCAGGAACTGGTTATTGAAAATGAAATTTTCGTGAAGCGCACAGCCAATGTTGGCGTACTGCCGTTGCCAGTAGCGATCAATTATGGCTGCACAGGGCCAATGCTGCGCGGATCAGGGCTTCGCTACGACCTTCGCCGGGTCGATGCTTACTCCGTTTATCCCGAACTCGACTTCGACATTCCGATTGGCGAGGGCAAAATGGGAACGGTGGGCGATTGCTGGGATCGCAATAATGTGCGGGTGCAGGAGTGCCACGAGTCGATACGGATTGTTGAGCAATGCCTTGATAAGCTCACGACTGATTATCGACGTACCCGCGATTATGACCCACAGGCGGTGGTGCCCAAGAAAATTCGCCCGAAGGCAATGGATTTTTACGCCCGCGCCGAGAGTGCCAAAGGTGAGCTAGGCTTCTTCTTCCGGACAGATGGCCGTTCTGATGTGCCGGTGCGCTGCAAAGCCCGATCCTGTTCATTTCACAACCTGTCGGTCATCGGCGAAATTACGAAAGGAGCTATGCTGGCCGATCTGGTTGCCGTTATTGGATCAATCGACGTTGTTATGGGTGAAGTAGATCGATGA
- a CDS encoding DUF4295 domain-containing protein, translated as MAKKVVATLKTKDNGKAFAKIIRAVKSPKTGAYTFKEEMVPVDEVQAALKS; from the coding sequence ATGGCAAAAAAGGTAGTTGCAACCCTGAAAACGAAGGATAACGGTAAAGCATTCGCTAAGATTATCAGAGCCGTTAAATCGCCAAAAACTGGCGCCTATACCTTCAAAGAAGAAATGGTTCCGGTTGACGAAGTACAGGCTGCGCTGAAAAGCTAG
- a CDS encoding DUF2256 domain-containing protein, whose translation MKMRRKSDLPVKTCPICNRPFTWRKKWERDWDNVIYCSDSCRAAGKEQKLPYR comes from the coding sequence ATGAAAATGCGCAGGAAATCAGATCTGCCAGTCAAAACCTGCCCGATCTGCAACCGACCGTTTACCTGGCGGAAAAAGTGGGAACGCGATTGGGATAACGTTATTTATTGCAGTGATTCCTGCCGGGCAGCCGGTAAAGAACAAAAATTGCCTTATCGATAA
- a CDS encoding TIGR03643 family protein — MNLSKKIQSLSDADIDRIIEMAWEDRTPFDAIEAQFGLSEQGVILIMRRELKRASWRRWRARVQSRSTKHAALSAVDDARFKANRQRLVTFNNITGR; from the coding sequence ATGAACCTATCCAAAAAAATTCAGTCGCTGAGCGATGCCGATATTGATCGTATTATTGAAATGGCCTGGGAAGACCGCACGCCATTCGACGCCATCGAAGCTCAGTTTGGCCTTTCGGAGCAGGGTGTCATTCTAATCATGCGACGGGAATTAAAACGGGCCTCCTGGCGTCGGTGGCGTGCCCGTGTACAAAGTCGTTCGACTAAACACGCAGCATTATCGGCCGTTGATGATGCCCGGTTTAAAGCCAATAGACAAAGACTGGTAACATTCAATAATATAACCGGACGATAA
- a CDS encoding Lrp/AsnC family transcriptional regulator encodes MSHKLDQIDRNVLEILQANAKITNAQLSKEIGLSPAPTLERVKKLETSGIIQSYHAQLNREKVGLGVTTFVMVTLVGHKKETTMSFVNRANEIPEIIECHHITGSGDFLLKVIAKDIASYQALMLDVINEIDEVASTQTMVIMSTFKESKVLPIP; translated from the coding sequence ATGAGCCATAAATTAGATCAGATAGATCGCAACGTATTAGAAATTCTGCAAGCCAACGCTAAAATCACCAACGCCCAGCTTTCTAAAGAAATAGGTCTTTCTCCTGCTCCCACATTGGAGCGCGTTAAAAAACTCGAAACATCGGGTATTATTCAGAGCTACCACGCTCAACTAAACCGCGAAAAGGTAGGTTTGGGAGTTACGACATTTGTGATGGTTACGCTTGTAGGCCACAAGAAAGAAACCACAATGTCATTCGTTAACAGAGCCAATGAAATCCCTGAGATTATTGAGTGCCATCACATTACTGGATCTGGCGACTTCCTGCTGAAAGTTATCGCGAAGGATATTGCTTCTTATCAGGCGCTGATGCTGGACGTTATCAACGAAATTGATGAAGTTGCCAGCACGCAGACCATGGTTATCATGTCTACATTTAAGGAGAGCAAAGTATTGCCAATTCCTTGA
- a CDS encoding DUF7660 family protein, translating to MSQFVSSFETTNGYYQNTTGSISPDQLSWQLFADALKDASIYE from the coding sequence ATTTCTCAGTTCGTTAGCTCCTTCGAAACTACAAATGGGTACTACCAAAATACGACGGGTAGTATCAGCCCTGACCAACTCAGTTGGCAGTTGTTCGCAGATGCATTGAAGGATGCATCAATTTATGAGTGA